A genomic segment from Neobacillus sp. YX16 encodes:
- a CDS encoding VUT family protein produces MRILLYLVSIIAANVVTAAFTPLIMGIFIVPMGTFLIGATFIFRDLVQNKYGRKKTYMFIGLALFLSAVVSSILGDTLIIVLASAVTFAIAETTDTEIYSRLKLPMSLRVLYSGIVGGILDSAIFVVLGLSPFGANFLPWEAVPSAIIGQVIVKTIIQGIAALIIHQTNNISKNTVAN; encoded by the coding sequence GTGAGAATACTATTGTATTTAGTTTCAATTATTGCTGCAAACGTCGTAACAGCAGCATTCACACCATTAATAATGGGAATCTTTATTGTCCCAATGGGAACATTTTTAATCGGTGCAACATTTATCTTCCGTGACCTGGTGCAAAACAAGTACGGCAGAAAGAAGACGTACATGTTTATTGGATTAGCACTGTTTTTATCCGCGGTTGTTTCATCTATTCTCGGCGATACTTTAATCATCGTTTTAGCATCTGCAGTTACTTTCGCGATAGCAGAAACAACGGATACAGAAATTTATTCAAGACTAAAGTTACCAATGAGTTTACGTGTACTTTACAGCGGAATTGTCGGAGGGATCTTGGACAGTGCCATTTTCGTGGTTCTTGGTCTGAGCCCGTTTGGTGCTAACTTCCTTCCATGGGAAGCCGTTCCATCTGCAATCATAGGTCAAGTCATTGTTAAAACAATCATTCAAGGGATTGCAGCACTTATCATTCATCAAACGAATAACATAAGCAAAAATACAGTTGCGAATTAA
- a CDS encoding acyl-CoA dehydrogenase family protein — MAEELVKRAAEFVPQLRAQGKEIDDIRRIPEGTIEALNEAGLFNLTIPKSFGGHQVNIRTFIDVNSEIARGNGSAGWVTTLTNVCNWLVATLFPKDVQQEVFGEANARTCGVLEPRKCEVRRVEGGYVIEKGFWGFGSGSLHANWAALGIPIVDENGQIIDNGLAVLPMKDVEIQDDWYTTGLRGSGSNSLAVKDIFVPERRVISLSKAINGEYQSGYSKEETLYHSALVPVLALVLLSPPLGMARAALEIFLEKLPNRKIQYTWHNSQAEATVTHLKVAEAAMKIDSALLHVYRAADDIDKCAASGGYMDFHNRARVRMDSGYAVRLCWEAIDILASESGGGLIAENNLLSQIIRDARGATNHGVIVPTTNLELYGRILCGQEPNTVLI, encoded by the coding sequence GTGGCCGAGGAACTCGTAAAACGCGCTGCAGAGTTTGTTCCCCAATTACGTGCACAAGGAAAGGAAATTGATGATATTCGTAGAATTCCTGAAGGGACAATTGAAGCTTTAAATGAGGCGGGGTTGTTCAATTTGACTATTCCTAAAAGCTTTGGCGGTCATCAAGTAAACATTCGTACATTTATTGATGTTAATTCTGAAATAGCACGCGGAAATGGTTCTGCCGGCTGGGTTACGACATTAACGAACGTTTGTAACTGGCTTGTTGCTACTCTTTTTCCCAAGGATGTGCAACAGGAAGTCTTTGGAGAAGCTAATGCACGTACATGTGGGGTACTTGAACCAAGAAAATGCGAGGTTCGTCGTGTTGAGGGCGGCTATGTAATTGAGAAAGGATTTTGGGGATTTGGATCTGGCTCACTACATGCAAATTGGGCTGCTTTAGGTATTCCAATCGTTGATGAAAATGGGCAAATCATTGACAATGGTCTAGCGGTCCTTCCAATGAAGGATGTCGAGATTCAAGACGATTGGTACACTACGGGTCTGCGTGGCTCCGGAAGCAATAGTCTTGCGGTTAAGGATATCTTTGTTCCTGAACGAAGGGTAATTTCGCTTTCAAAGGCAATTAATGGGGAGTATCAATCAGGTTATTCCAAGGAAGAAACACTTTATCACTCAGCTTTGGTACCTGTCTTAGCACTTGTGCTTTTATCGCCTCCGCTAGGCATGGCTCGCGCTGCATTGGAAATCTTTTTGGAGAAACTACCCAATCGGAAAATTCAATACACATGGCACAACTCGCAGGCTGAAGCGACCGTTACCCATCTAAAAGTAGCCGAAGCTGCAATGAAAATTGACTCCGCACTTCTGCATGTTTACCGTGCTGCTGATGATATTGATAAATGTGCTGCTAGTGGTGGATATATGGATTTTCATAATAGAGCCCGTGTTCGAATGGATTCCGGCTATGCGGTTAGATTATGCTGGGAAGCCATCGATATTCTAGCATCTGAAAGTGGTGGAGGGTTGATTGCGGAAAATAACCTTCTATCACAAATTATACGTGACGCACGCGGTGCGACAAATCACGGAGTTATTGTTCCTACTACAAACCTTGAGTTATATGGGCGAATTCTTTGTGGTCAGGAGCCTAATACGGTTCTAATTTAA
- a CDS encoding nucleoside phosphorylase, which produces MTKQLPNLKLTSDILPERVLVCGDPGRAKIISDLLDNPVLLAQNREYHTYSGSWKGSQVAVVSHGVGAPGAAVCFEELLMGGVQFIIRVGTAGSYQKDVTPGSLVISTAAVSCDGLTKQIVPPGFPAVADRNIVEALMNAAVLTGGGVPVNEGITLTLDAFYSGVLEFPHQLYKKAGVLAVDMENSALFVIAALKGIKAGAIMAIDGYADAELRDEYNPHNNLVSNAVEAEMKIALDAITSL; this is translated from the coding sequence TTGACTAAACAATTGCCTAATTTAAAATTAACATCAGATATCCTGCCAGAACGTGTTCTTGTATGTGGGGATCCAGGTCGTGCCAAGATTATTTCCGATTTATTGGATAATCCTGTTTTACTCGCTCAAAATCGCGAGTATCACACTTACAGCGGAAGCTGGAAGGGGAGTCAGGTAGCCGTAGTCAGCCATGGTGTTGGAGCACCTGGGGCAGCGGTATGTTTTGAAGAACTTCTTATGGGTGGTGTACAGTTCATCATTCGAGTAGGAACAGCTGGTTCTTATCAAAAAGATGTTACACCTGGAAGCCTAGTGATCAGTACCGCTGCTGTAAGCTGTGATGGGTTAACGAAACAAATTGTCCCTCCTGGATTTCCAGCAGTGGCAGACCGAAATATTGTTGAGGCATTAATGAATGCGGCAGTTTTAACTGGGGGAGGCGTTCCTGTAAATGAGGGGATTACCCTTACACTTGATGCCTTTTATTCAGGAGTTCTTGAATTTCCACATCAGCTTTATAAAAAAGCTGGAGTTCTGGCAGTTGACATGGAAAACTCCGCTTTATTTGTAATTGCCGCTTTGAAAGGGATAAAAGCTGGGGCGATTATGGCCATTGATGGCTATGCGGATGCAGAACTGCGAGACGAATATAATCCACACAATAACTTGGTTTCCAACGCGGTGGAAGCGGAAATGAAAATAGCCTTGGATGCGATTACGTCATTATAA
- a CDS encoding acetyl-CoA C-acetyltransferase translates to MATYIVDGARTAFGSFGGSLKDVSDIDLGVAATKEAIKRSGIPASDIDEIVFGNVIQTGEASAYLARHIGLKSGMLESSAALTLNRLCGSGLQSIISGAQSIALGEAKVIAAGGTENMSLAPQILKGNRFGSPNKAPVVVDMLWESLIDQYGGCGMGMTAENLAVKYEISRKEQDEFSVYSQEKAIKARDNGRFAEEIVPIVRKDRKGKELFIEVDEYIRDAVTVEGLSKLKPAFKKDGTVTPGNASGINDGAAAVLLASEDYVLEHDLKPLAKIVSWGVAGVDPKIMGIGPVPASIKALKNAGLSLGDIDLFEFNEAFAAQSLAVIKELGVDRKKVNVNGGAIALGHPLGASGTRITYSLALEMKKRNVKYGLASLCIGGGQGIAMILERV, encoded by the coding sequence ATGGCAACTTATATAGTAGATGGGGCAAGAACTGCTTTTGGTTCGTTTGGCGGTTCATTAAAAGATGTCAGCGACATTGATTTAGGTGTGGCAGCAACAAAGGAAGCCATTAAAAGAAGTGGAATTCCAGCTTCAGATATTGATGAAATTGTGTTCGGCAATGTTATCCAAACGGGAGAGGCTTCAGCATACTTGGCAAGACATATTGGTTTAAAAAGCGGAATGCTAGAGTCATCAGCTGCACTAACCTTAAATCGATTATGCGGTTCAGGACTCCAGTCCATCATATCGGGTGCACAGTCCATTGCATTAGGAGAGGCAAAAGTCATTGCTGCTGGTGGAACTGAAAATATGAGTTTAGCTCCTCAAATTTTAAAGGGTAACCGCTTTGGTTCACCAAATAAAGCACCTGTGGTAGTGGATATGCTGTGGGAATCACTCATTGATCAATATGGTGGCTGCGGAATGGGAATGACGGCAGAGAATCTCGCGGTAAAATATGAGATATCTCGAAAAGAACAGGATGAATTTTCGGTTTATTCGCAGGAAAAGGCAATCAAAGCAAGAGATAACGGACGTTTCGCAGAAGAAATCGTCCCTATTGTGAGGAAAGATAGAAAAGGAAAAGAATTATTCATTGAGGTCGATGAATATATTAGAGACGCTGTGACTGTTGAGGGCTTATCCAAGCTAAAGCCAGCTTTTAAGAAGGACGGAACGGTCACACCAGGAAATGCAAGTGGTATAAACGATGGTGCAGCAGCCGTTTTATTAGCTTCAGAAGATTATGTCCTTGAACATGATTTAAAACCATTAGCTAAAATTGTTTCTTGGGGAGTAGCAGGGGTTGATCCGAAAATCATGGGGATTGGACCTGTTCCAGCAAGTATAAAAGCACTAAAGAATGCTGGATTATCCTTAGGTGATATTGACTTGTTTGAATTTAATGAGGCATTTGCTGCTCAATCTTTAGCCGTCATCAAAGAGTTAGGGGTAGATAGGAAAAAAGTGAATGTCAATGGCGGAGCGATTGCTTTGGGGCATCCTCTGGGTGCTAGCGGTACAAGAATTACATATTCCTTAGCACTTGAAATGAAAAAACGAAATGTTAAGTATGGATTAGCCTCCCTATGTATTGGCGGAGGTCAAGGCATTGCCATGATTTTAGAAAGAGTATAA
- a CDS encoding VOC family protein: protein MSKVKVFRLAYVDFNSKNADSMVEYYTNTMGYRISEEVDGVTYLSNALDHHNIVITPSNKKGIRRYGYQLDGNLSLEEVQEQLHVLGINSTIKVDVKPGISRLIELQDPAGNTIELFIEMEQTTVGFGTSGVVPHKLGHVAFYANNYNETIHFYRDALGFSFTDKIGESFANFLTCNTEHHVLNIVASDETRLHHIAFQLKDASHQYASSDLLAKQGYPILWGPSRHTAGHNIATYHYDPEQNVVELYTDMDIFIPELGIFEPRPWHEELPLKPKVWESLSAWGTEFEVDLAKV from the coding sequence ATGTCAAAGGTAAAAGTTTTTAGATTAGCGTATGTTGATTTTAATTCAAAAAATGCGGATAGCATGGTGGAATATTATACAAATACAATGGGTTATCGTATTTCAGAAGAAGTGGATGGCGTTACTTATTTAAGCAACGCTCTTGACCACCATAATATCGTAATTACTCCTTCTAATAAAAAAGGGATTCGCCGCTATGGATACCAATTAGATGGCAATCTTAGCTTAGAAGAAGTACAGGAGCAGCTACACGTACTAGGAATTAACTCTACTATTAAGGTTGATGTTAAACCGGGTATTTCACGATTGATAGAGTTACAGGATCCGGCAGGAAACACGATTGAATTATTTATAGAGATGGAACAAACAACTGTTGGCTTTGGCACTTCAGGGGTTGTTCCTCATAAATTAGGACATGTTGCGTTTTATGCGAATAATTATAATGAAACCATCCATTTTTACAGGGATGCATTAGGCTTTTCGTTTACAGATAAAATCGGTGAGAGCTTTGCAAATTTCTTAACTTGTAATACCGAGCACCATGTCCTAAATATTGTGGCATCAGATGAGACGCGGTTACACCATATTGCTTTCCAATTAAAAGATGCCAGTCATCAGTATGCAAGTTCTGATTTATTGGCGAAACAAGGTTACCCAATTCTTTGGGGGCCATCACGTCATACGGCAGGCCATAATATTGCAACCTACCATTATGACCCTGAACAAAATGTAGTGGAATTGTATACAGACATGGATATATTTATTCCAGAACTCGGCATTTTTGAACCACGTCCTTGGCACGAGGAGCTGCCGCTAAAACCAAAAGTTTGGGAATCACTAAGTGCTTGGGGAACGGAATTTGAAGTGGATTTGGCCAAGGTTTAA
- a CDS encoding flavin reductase family protein yields the protein MEKQNQQNLFKEVMGNYPTGVTIVTTCDENGNPVGLTVNSFASVSLDPLLILWSIDHRVSSLNTFKMADSFVVHVLAGDQQKLCQLFASRNTDRFGNCKWSLSSQNMPILEDTFAVLECKKYKQVEAGDHTILIGEVTNITVHEKEPMLYHRRNFGPIPAEFHAVPN from the coding sequence ATGGAGAAACAAAATCAGCAAAACCTTTTTAAAGAAGTTATGGGAAATTATCCGACTGGAGTAACCATTGTTACGACATGCGATGAAAATGGTAATCCCGTCGGACTTACAGTAAATTCTTTTGCATCCGTTTCCCTTGATCCGCTGCTTATCTTATGGTCGATAGATCATCGTGTTTCTTCCTTGAATACTTTTAAAATGGCGGACAGTTTTGTCGTCCATGTGCTCGCTGGTGATCAACAAAAGCTTTGTCAACTATTTGCCAGCAGAAATACGGATCGCTTTGGCAACTGCAAGTGGAGCCTTTCATCACAAAATATGCCAATTCTCGAAGATACATTTGCAGTTTTAGAGTGCAAAAAGTATAAGCAAGTCGAAGCAGGGGATCACACTATTTTAATTGGAGAAGTCACTAATATAACGGTTCATGAAAAAGAACCGATGCTCTACCATCGCAGGAATTTTGGTCCAATACCTGCTGAATTTCATGCAGTCCCAAACTAA
- a CDS encoding bifunctional 3-(3-hydroxy-phenyl)propionate/3-hydroxycinnamic acid hydroxylase translates to MKLEMIDVAIVGYGPVSKLLAALLGQKGWKVGVYERFSEAYPLPRAVHLDDEVARMLQSILPNSELERILQPVPDLYEWRNAEQQLLLALDFSQDGISGWPGHLFFNQPELEKVMDAACRKLPSVNVQMGNEAIELKEFEDHVELMVKDLQGEVRMIHAKYVVGCDGANSFVRKKMDSTITDLGFAADWLVIDIVTNEDREWNPMNLQLCDPARPTTVVSGGPGKRRWEFMALPGETKEDLNNVDVAWRLLEPWNVTPSNAVLERNAVYTFKALWANEWQKGRLLLAGDAAHLTPPFMGQGMCSGLRDSMNLAWKLDLILCGKAAASILESYTEERKPHNREVVEAALFLGNVICVTDPVEARNRDEAFFTGGVPEFPEFPFLTEGILYQSADGKNKKYTGKLSFQGQVKYRGKTGLFDDVVGNGWTIISPVNDPKKVLSEEQISFLEDIGVKFIEISESSEDKVAISDKAVDVDGKYKQYFKDTGLEAVVVRPDFYLFGGTESLAELPLLVENLSKQFSRFMIPATA, encoded by the coding sequence ATGAAACTAGAAATGATTGATGTAGCAATTGTTGGTTATGGACCTGTATCAAAGCTTTTAGCTGCATTACTTGGCCAAAAAGGATGGAAGGTTGGGGTATATGAAAGATTTTCTGAAGCCTATCCACTTCCCCGTGCCGTTCATTTGGATGATGAGGTTGCGAGAATGCTCCAATCAATTCTTCCAAATAGTGAACTTGAAAGAATCTTACAACCAGTCCCTGATTTATATGAATGGCGAAATGCTGAACAGCAATTACTATTGGCCCTCGATTTCTCTCAAGATGGCATTTCAGGATGGCCAGGACATTTATTTTTCAATCAGCCAGAGCTTGAAAAAGTGATGGATGCTGCTTGCCGTAAACTGCCTAGCGTAAATGTGCAAATGGGTAATGAAGCAATTGAGTTAAAGGAATTTGAGGATCATGTAGAGCTTATGGTGAAAGACCTGCAGGGGGAAGTTCGTATGATTCATGCAAAGTATGTTGTTGGTTGTGACGGTGCAAACAGTTTTGTTCGTAAAAAGATGGATTCTACAATTACGGACCTTGGATTTGCAGCAGATTGGCTTGTTATTGATATCGTTACGAATGAGGATAGAGAATGGAACCCTATGAATTTGCAGCTATGTGATCCAGCCCGCCCTACAACCGTTGTTTCAGGTGGCCCAGGGAAAAGACGATGGGAATTCATGGCTCTTCCTGGCGAGACAAAAGAAGACCTTAACAATGTAGATGTAGCATGGCGCTTGCTTGAACCTTGGAATGTAACTCCTAGTAACGCTGTATTAGAACGGAATGCAGTTTATACATTTAAGGCATTATGGGCGAATGAATGGCAAAAAGGACGGCTCCTTTTAGCAGGTGATGCAGCTCATTTAACTCCGCCGTTCATGGGTCAAGGTATGTGCTCTGGTCTTCGTGATTCTATGAATCTAGCTTGGAAGCTAGACCTTATTCTATGTGGAAAAGCTGCAGCGTCTATTTTAGAGAGTTATACAGAAGAGCGTAAACCTCATAATCGTGAGGTCGTTGAAGCAGCCTTGTTTTTAGGAAATGTCATTTGCGTAACAGATCCGGTTGAAGCTAGAAATAGAGATGAGGCATTTTTTACAGGTGGTGTTCCTGAATTTCCTGAATTCCCATTTCTAACAGAAGGCATTCTCTACCAATCAGCTGACGGGAAAAATAAAAAATACACGGGGAAACTTTCATTCCAAGGTCAGGTAAAGTATAGAGGGAAAACAGGTTTATTTGATGATGTTGTAGGAAATGGATGGACGATAATAAGTCCTGTGAATGATCCTAAGAAGGTTTTAAGTGAAGAACAGATTTCGTTTTTAGAGGACATCGGTGTTAAATTTATTGAAATCTCAGAATCATCAGAAGACAAAGTGGCAATATCTGATAAAGCTGTGGATGTCGATGGAAAATACAAACAATATTTTAAAGATACTGGTCTTGAAGCGGTTGTGGTTCGCCCAGATTTCTATCTATTTGGTGGTACAGAGAGTTTAGCTGAATTACCATTACTAGTTGAAAATTTATCCAAACAATTTAGTAGATTCATGATTCCAGCAACTGCATAA
- a CDS encoding DMT family transporter — MTSNTFYYLGLIFVSVVWGINFGVSRWAMDVFPAEVFVFLRFGLALPVLFLILKWTEGSVKVERRDLLTLAIIGLIGVTALEIMVMYSIKYTTLANASLLNVAPWPIFAALFAPLFTRERISIRVAIGGFIALVGVTLIILGGKDGFDLSSQYMIGNYIALAISLIGALFNLACMPLMKKYSPLRVTAWYVLFGSLFLFPFTVNKWSGIQTDNLSIITWGAVAYNVLLCTVAAFVIWNICMKHVGAAKANFFRYFVPAAAAMAGALFFNESIWITQMVGGLVIILGLVWIGTERKQQIPPIMKISNSNR; from the coding sequence ATGACATCAAATACGTTTTATTACTTAGGATTAATCTTCGTATCCGTTGTTTGGGGAATCAATTTTGGGGTTTCACGGTGGGCAATGGATGTGTTTCCTGCTGAAGTGTTTGTATTTCTTCGATTTGGTCTAGCCCTGCCTGTCTTATTTCTTATTTTAAAGTGGACAGAAGGCAGTGTAAAAGTGGAGAGACGTGATTTGCTAACACTCGCTATTATTGGATTGATTGGTGTCACTGCGTTAGAAATCATGGTTATGTACTCTATCAAATATACAACCCTTGCTAATGCTTCTTTATTAAATGTTGCACCATGGCCCATTTTTGCTGCTCTTTTTGCACCGTTATTTACTCGAGAAAGAATAAGCATCAGAGTGGCAATTGGCGGCTTTATTGCGTTAGTGGGAGTTACGCTGATCATCCTAGGGGGAAAAGATGGGTTTGATCTCAGTTCTCAGTATATGATAGGAAACTACATTGCTTTAGCTATTAGCTTAATCGGTGCACTATTTAATTTGGCGTGTATGCCGCTGATGAAGAAATACTCACCTCTTCGTGTAACCGCGTGGTACGTTTTATTTGGTTCACTATTTTTATTTCCGTTTACCGTTAATAAATGGAGTGGAATCCAAACGGATAACCTTTCTATCATCACATGGGGAGCCGTTGCTTACAATGTGTTACTTTGCACAGTTGCTGCCTTTGTTATATGGAATATATGTATGAAACATGTAGGCGCAGCCAAAGCAAATTTCTTCCGTTATTTTGTTCCCGCTGCGGCAGCAATGGCGGGTGCGTTATTCTTTAATGAATCAATTTGGATTACACAAATGGTTGGTGGACTAGTGATTATTCTTGGTTTAGTTTGGATTGGAACGGAGAGAAAACAGCAGATTCCACCAATTATGAAAATCTCTAACTCCAATAGATAA
- a CDS encoding FadR/GntR family transcriptional regulator yields the protein MKNRSEQLVSELGRKIVTGELKQGEILPKVEDLGEIYNVSRTVVRESFKTLSTLGLVRSNQRAGTIVLPRSEWQWWNLELINWVLEDENNRDFLLHLTEVRMGLEPMAAALAAERATEEDLASIKNAFNRLEQSIGDEKAWAIADYDFHERILCASYNDLIINTVRTLRKALVFSREKTVSAAKTYPESPFDTPTNEVLERHRSIYEAIMVRDEKLAHDKMIELILRVKRILEKIYS from the coding sequence ATGAAAAATAGAAGTGAACAATTAGTTAGCGAGCTTGGACGTAAAATAGTAACTGGTGAGTTAAAACAAGGAGAAATCCTCCCAAAAGTAGAGGATTTAGGTGAAATATATAATGTAAGTCGAACGGTAGTCCGTGAATCCTTTAAAACGTTATCTACTTTGGGGCTTGTGAGATCGAATCAAAGGGCTGGTACAATTGTTCTTCCACGCTCGGAGTGGCAATGGTGGAATTTAGAACTCATTAACTGGGTGCTTGAAGATGAGAATAATCGTGATTTTCTCCTGCATTTAACAGAAGTTAGAATGGGGCTAGAACCAATGGCAGCAGCTTTAGCCGCAGAGAGAGCAACCGAGGAGGATTTGGCGAGCATTAAGAATGCCTTCAATCGACTCGAGCAATCAATTGGAGATGAGAAGGCATGGGCCATTGCCGATTATGATTTTCATGAAAGAATCTTATGTGCTTCATACAACGACTTAATCATCAATACAGTTAGAACGCTCCGGAAAGCGCTAGTCTTTAGCCGGGAAAAAACGGTAAGCGCAGCTAAGACTTATCCAGAGTCTCCATTTGATACTCCGACAAACGAAGTATTAGAAAGACACCGTTCTATATATGAAGCCATCATGGTGCGTGATGAAAAATTGGCACATGATAAAATGATTGAATTAATCCTGCGGGTTAAAAGGATATTGGAAAAAATATATTCTTAA
- a CDS encoding fumarylacetoacetate hydrolase family protein, with translation MGIQIVRFEKEKKEQWGVVSNNRISVLRDRYSSLAHFLEEGVEEARKLIDQGKGESLSLNEVTILSPVTKPARIVCQGANYSSHRAESGMEAARPPYNMFFSKADSTLCGPYTEIIRPSHVKLLDYEIELGLVIGTEISSSVEVTDENLHQYIAGLVIMDDVSARDVQLSEGQWLKGKSYRTFGPTGPFLYLLDKEEVPLIHDLELNLWVNDELRQSANTNQLLYKPAETLTELSEIMNLSKGDLVITGTTGGVALSLTPEILGQLSSHLVPYAEKVDLLVESQINNGKYLNDGDVIRCQIKSKDGKIDLGEQVNKVVSSKVAIS, from the coding sequence GTGGGAATCCAAATAGTAAGATTTGAAAAGGAAAAGAAAGAACAGTGGGGAGTTGTATCAAATAACCGTATTTCCGTATTAAGGGATAGGTATTCTTCTTTAGCTCATTTTTTAGAAGAGGGTGTTGAAGAAGCTAGAAAATTAATAGATCAAGGAAAAGGTGAATCTCTTTCATTAAATGAAGTGACCATCTTAAGCCCTGTAACTAAACCAGCAAGAATTGTCTGTCAGGGTGCCAATTACTCCTCTCATCGTGCTGAATCTGGTATGGAAGCAGCTCGGCCGCCATATAATATGTTTTTTAGTAAAGCAGATAGCACACTTTGTGGTCCCTATACAGAGATTATTCGTCCGTCTCATGTTAAGCTATTAGACTATGAAATTGAGCTGGGGCTAGTCATTGGAACGGAGATTTCTTCATCCGTTGAAGTCACAGATGAAAACCTTCACCAATATATTGCAGGGCTTGTTATTATGGATGATGTTTCTGCAAGAGATGTACAACTCTCTGAGGGGCAATGGTTAAAAGGGAAGAGCTACCGTACTTTTGGACCTACTGGACCGTTTTTGTATTTACTTGATAAAGAAGAGGTTCCACTCATACATGATCTAGAATTAAATTTATGGGTAAATGATGAATTACGTCAATCAGCAAATACGAATCAATTATTATACAAACCTGCTGAAACTTTAACAGAGCTTTCAGAAATTATGAATCTTTCAAAAGGTGATTTGGTTATAACCGGTACAACTGGCGGAGTAGCACTCAGTCTTACACCAGAGATACTAGGACAACTATCAAGCCATCTGGTCCCATACGCTGAGAAAGTAGATTTGCTTGTTGAAAGTCAAATCAATAACGGTAAATATCTGAATGATGGGGATGTTATTCGTTGCCAAATTAAGAGTAAAGATGGGAAAATTGATCTTGGTGAACAAGTAAATAAAGTTGTTTCTAGTAAAGTAGCAATTTCTTAA
- a CDS encoding TIGR02206 family membrane protein, whose amino-acid sequence MQTFTFFSMPHIMTLILFFLTCFLLVFFRTKLKSYQHMIKWTLFTTLILCEVSFHLWLILTNQWEVGDLPLQLCSLSTFLSLYLFLKKNQKVFNLLFFIGLIPPILSMVTPDIVYQFPHFRFLKYFLHHSAIPLAVLYFILFERYRVPLKAILTGFITLNIIAVPVFFLNILLDTNFFFLASPSETETILSFFGSGIMYYVNLEIVGLIVFIITYIPMGILQIRENKL is encoded by the coding sequence ATGCAGACTTTCACATTCTTTTCAATGCCCCATATTATGACGTTAATTCTCTTTTTTCTAACCTGTTTCCTTTTGGTGTTTTTCAGAACGAAACTTAAGAGCTACCAGCACATGATAAAATGGACACTATTTACTACCTTGATACTTTGTGAAGTTAGCTTCCATTTGTGGCTAATCCTTACCAATCAATGGGAAGTAGGGGATCTCCCGTTACAGCTTTGTTCACTCAGTACCTTTTTATCATTGTACTTATTTTTGAAAAAGAATCAAAAAGTGTTTAATTTGCTATTCTTTATTGGTCTAATTCCTCCCATCTTAAGTATGGTCACTCCTGATATCGTCTACCAATTTCCTCATTTTCGATTCTTAAAATATTTCCTGCATCATTCAGCTATTCCCTTAGCCGTTTTGTACTTTATCCTCTTCGAACGGTACAGAGTTCCTCTCAAAGCTATATTAACGGGCTTTATTACCTTGAATATCATAGCTGTCCCAGTATTCTTCCTGAATATATTGTTAGACACAAACTTTTTCTTCTTAGCGAGCCCTTCAGAAACAGAGACCATATTATCATTTTTCGGCAGTGGAATCATGTATTATGTAAACCTTGAAATAGTTGGACTCATCGTATTTATCATCACATATATACCAATGGGGATTTTACAAATAAGGGAAAATAAACTCTAA
- a CDS encoding HAD-IB family hydrolase, with product MKVAIFDFDGTLFPNETFPLLMGHLKNHPLHFQKYRNFFLRILPVYLAYKCKLYPEQKMKEYSMWSYIAAFGTSPKSEIDQFFSQIGESMSQNLSEPVLHRLEQHRREGYYTMLVSGAYEPLLHSVTKNVNFDCIIGSSIPYNDEKLSKNASIKYIYGERKSDFINAHLSHREVDWKNSFAYGDSYTDLNVLELVGNPVAVNPEPRLLEVANHKKWEII from the coding sequence ATGAAGGTTGCAATATTTGATTTTGATGGAACATTATTTCCTAATGAGACTTTTCCACTATTGATGGGGCATTTGAAGAATCATCCTCTGCATTTCCAGAAGTATCGGAATTTCTTCCTTAGAATTTTACCGGTATATCTTGCATACAAATGTAAGCTTTACCCCGAACAAAAAATGAAAGAATATTCAATGTGGTCGTATATAGCTGCTTTTGGAACTTCTCCAAAATCAGAGATTGACCAGTTTTTTTCACAAATTGGCGAGAGCATGAGTCAAAACCTAAGTGAACCGGTGTTACATAGACTTGAACAACATAGAAGGGAAGGCTATTATACTATGCTTGTGTCCGGTGCTTATGAGCCGCTCCTGCACTCCGTTACAAAAAATGTAAATTTTGATTGTATCATTGGAAGCAGCATTCCTTATAATGATGAGAAATTATCTAAGAACGCTTCTATAAAATACATATACGGGGAACGAAAGAGTGATTTCATCAATGCCCATCTGTCCCATAGAGAAGTAGATTGGAAAAATAGCTTTGCATATGGCGATAGTTACACGGACTTAAACGTTCTTGAATTAGTAGGAAATCCTGTTGCTGTGAACCCAGAACCGCGGCTTTTAGAGGTAGCTAATCATAAGAAATGGGAAATTATTTAG